Proteins encoded by one window of Kribbella italica:
- a CDS encoding serine/threonine protein kinase, translating into MGVPSRLGRYVVRRRLGSGGFATVWLAHDEQLDAEVAVKVLAENWAHDDAVRRRFLEEGRFLRRVESEHVVQVHDVGELEDGRPFLVLTYADRGTLADRLKKEPLAPANAVGVVVQVGRGLQALHRRGLLHRDVKPANVLFRSADEGERAVLSDLGLGKSLDEVSRITMPGGTPSYVAPEQAMGERLDERADQYSLGAVAYAALTGRSPHQVDGLGAAGRVHAPAPPSSLGFDVPDKIDVAIVRALDPDRANRWPDVASFTRELVGALDETTHGFLPSSVAGLTTESIAVSGADAPTERPSSEAPTQLRAAEALTTPVRVGDDPEPTAPSDENAPTLLKPEQAAAERSPETPPVLEEKAERESAGPATGLPGPTAGAASAPTTGTASAPTTGTASAPTTGTASAPTTGTASAPTTGTASASAAGAGAISALASVDVGSGSEQQVVASDKTGLSRKDRKAAKAAEKAQAGEVAKAAKAAAKAARPPRRKGRWIAAAVVTFLVSGAAGFSYQRYVEPRTMGVLDGYSAVQRN; encoded by the coding sequence ATGGGGGTCCCATCCAGACTAGGCCGGTACGTCGTGCGCCGACGCCTGGGCTCAGGCGGTTTCGCGACGGTGTGGCTGGCTCACGACGAGCAGCTGGACGCCGAGGTCGCGGTCAAGGTGCTGGCCGAGAACTGGGCCCACGACGACGCCGTCCGGCGGAGGTTCCTCGAGGAGGGGCGTTTCCTGCGCCGAGTCGAGTCCGAGCACGTGGTTCAGGTGCACGACGTCGGTGAGCTGGAGGACGGGCGCCCGTTCCTGGTGCTGACGTACGCCGATCGCGGGACGCTCGCGGACCGGTTGAAGAAGGAGCCGCTCGCGCCGGCGAACGCCGTGGGCGTCGTCGTCCAGGTCGGACGGGGTCTCCAGGCGCTGCATCGGCGCGGACTGCTGCACCGTGACGTGAAGCCGGCGAACGTGCTGTTCCGCAGTGCGGACGAGGGCGAGCGGGCGGTGCTCTCGGACCTCGGGCTGGGCAAGTCGCTGGACGAGGTCTCCCGGATCACGATGCCGGGCGGTACGCCGTCGTACGTCGCGCCGGAGCAGGCGATGGGCGAGCGGCTGGACGAGCGCGCCGATCAGTACTCGCTGGGTGCGGTCGCGTACGCCGCGTTGACGGGCCGGTCGCCGCACCAGGTCGACGGGCTGGGCGCGGCCGGGCGGGTGCACGCACCGGCGCCGCCGAGCAGCCTCGGGTTCGACGTACCGGACAAGATCGACGTCGCGATCGTGCGGGCGCTGGACCCCGACCGCGCGAACCGCTGGCCGGACGTCGCGAGCTTCACGCGGGAGCTGGTCGGTGCGCTGGACGAGACGACCCACGGGTTCCTGCCGTCGTCGGTCGCCGGGCTGACGACGGAGTCGATCGCGGTGAGCGGCGCGGACGCGCCGACCGAGCGACCGTCGTCGGAGGCGCCGACGCAGCTCCGGGCGGCTGAGGCGCTCACGACGCCGGTTCGCGTTGGTGACGACCCCGAGCCGACGGCGCCGAGCGACGAGAACGCGCCGACTTTGCTGAAGCCCGAGCAGGCCGCGGCCGAAAGGTCACCTGAGACCCCGCCGGTACTTGAAGAAAAGGCGGAGCGGGAAAGCGCAGGGCCGGCGACGGGCCTGCCCGGGCCGACCGCCGGTGCGGCGAGCGCCCCGACGACGGGCACGGCGAGCGCCCCGACGACGGGCACGGCGAGCGCCCCGACGACGGGCACGGCGAGCGCCCCGACGACGGGCACGGCGAGCGCCCCGACGACGGGCACGGCGAGTGCGTCGGCTGCCGGTGCCGGTGCGATCTCGGCGTTGGCTTCGGTTGACGTGGGCTCCGGTTCGGAACAGCAAGTAGTTGCTTCCGACAAGACCGGCCTGTCGCGCAAGGATCGGAAGGCTGCCAAGGCCGCTGAGAAAGCCCAAGCCGGGGAAGTCGCGAAGGCTGCCAAAGCGGCGGCCAAGGCGGCCAGGCCTCCTCGGAGGAAGGGGCGGTGGATCGCGGCTGCTGTCGTGACGTTCCTGGTGTCCGGTGCCGCCGGGTTCAGCTACCAGCGGTACGTCGAGCCGCGCACGATGGGCGTCCTGGACGGGTACAGCGCGGTCCAACGCAACTGA
- a CDS encoding RNA polymerase sigma factor, with product MSDTSSPTDDLGVLAERAQAGDKNALDDLLRLVHPRVLRICRSVLPYSADAEDAAQEALLNIATKINTYSGRSSFSTWVHSVAANSARSTYRKLKRTAQAAHNPETMDRPDPRTTSVIAGTRLDLLEALETLEKSRPQMVTPLVLRDVYGLSYEEIAAEVGAPLGTVKSRIHDAREVVRPLLRPKD from the coding sequence ATGAGCGATACCAGCAGTCCGACCGACGATCTCGGGGTCCTGGCCGAGCGGGCGCAGGCCGGTGACAAGAACGCGCTGGACGACCTGCTCCGGCTGGTCCATCCGCGGGTCCTGCGGATCTGCCGCAGCGTGCTGCCGTACTCCGCGGACGCCGAGGACGCCGCGCAGGAGGCGCTGCTCAACATCGCCACCAAGATCAACACGTACTCGGGCCGCAGCAGTTTCTCCACGTGGGTGCACTCGGTCGCGGCGAACTCGGCCCGCTCGACGTACCGCAAGCTGAAGCGCACCGCGCAGGCCGCGCACAACCCGGAGACGATGGATCGCCCGGACCCGCGCACCACGAGCGTGATCGCCGGCACCCGCCTGGACCTGCTCGAGGCCCTGGAAACGCTGGAGAAGTCCCGCCCGCAGATGGTCACACCGCTGGTCCTGCGCGACGTCTACGGCCTGTCGTACGAGGAGATCGCGGCCGAGGTCGGCGCCCCTCTGGGCACCGTCAAGTCCCGCATCCACGACGCCCGCGAGGTCGTCCGCCCCCTGCTCCGCCCCAAAGACTGA
- the dhaK gene encoding dihydroxyacetone kinase subunit DhaK, which produces MKKLINDPADVVSEALRGIALAHPDHVRVDHENRIVYRKDAPRSGKVGLISGGGSGHEPMHGGFVGPGMLDAACAGEVFTSPVPEQMMAATKEVDGGAGVLHIVKNYTGDVMNFEMAAELAAAEAGTEVLSVVTDDDVAVQDSLYTAGRRGVGVTVLLEKIVGAAAEEGRPLREVADLATKVNAQGRSMGMALTSCTVPAAGKPTFELAENEMEVGIGIHGEPGRQRLPLAPAKDVAALLVDPVLQDLPYQQGDSVIAFVNGMGGTPLIELYVMYNEVRQLLDAAGITVARSLVGNYITSLEMAGCSVTLLKVDDELVRLWDAPVNTPGLRWGA; this is translated from the coding sequence ATGAAGAAGCTCATCAACGACCCTGCCGATGTTGTGAGTGAAGCGTTGCGCGGAATCGCTCTCGCGCATCCCGACCACGTCCGGGTCGACCACGAGAACCGGATCGTCTACCGCAAGGACGCACCCCGCAGCGGGAAGGTCGGGCTGATCTCCGGCGGCGGGTCGGGACACGAGCCGATGCACGGCGGGTTCGTCGGGCCGGGCATGCTGGACGCCGCGTGCGCGGGTGAGGTGTTCACCTCCCCGGTGCCGGAACAGATGATGGCCGCGACCAAGGAGGTCGACGGCGGCGCCGGCGTCCTGCACATCGTGAAGAACTACACCGGCGACGTGATGAACTTCGAGATGGCCGCCGAACTGGCCGCCGCCGAGGCGGGCACCGAGGTGCTGTCGGTGGTCACCGACGACGACGTCGCGGTCCAGGACAGCCTCTACACCGCCGGCCGCCGCGGTGTCGGCGTGACCGTGCTGCTGGAGAAGATCGTCGGTGCGGCCGCCGAGGAGGGCCGCCCGCTGCGGGAGGTCGCCGACCTGGCCACGAAGGTCAACGCGCAAGGCCGCAGCATGGGCATGGCGCTCACCTCGTGCACGGTGCCGGCCGCCGGCAAGCCGACGTTCGAGCTGGCCGAGAACGAGATGGAGGTCGGCATCGGCATCCACGGCGAGCCCGGCCGGCAACGGTTGCCACTGGCCCCCGCCAAGGACGTCGCCGCGCTGCTCGTCGACCCGGTGCTGCAGGATCTCCCGTACCAGCAGGGCGACTCGGTGATTGCCTTCGTCAACGGTATGGGCGGGACGCCGCTGATCGAGCTGTACGTGATGTACAACGAGGTGCGTCAGCTGCTCGACGCGGCCGGGATCACCGTCGCCCGTTCACTGGTCGGCAACTACATCACCTCGCTGGAGATGGCCGGCTGCTCGGTCACGCTGCTCAAGGTGGACGACGAGCTGGTACGGCTCTGGGACGCGCCCGTGAACACCCCCGGCCTACGCTGGGGCGCGTGA
- a CDS encoding AAA family ATPase gives MTARLVSPELVGRDAELKRLLAAATSSHAIALVEGEAGVGKTRLVAELARRAPDRLFVSGSCRWIREPFPLGPVLDALRAVAPTLQNAHLSPVAGSVRPFLPELAAVLPTLPEALDDRSAETHRLFRGLVEILTALGPAVLVLEDLHWADRQTLDFVDHLASVLPAELSVVLTYRREDAAPDVLALAARWSDGPVLALTPLDAATTATLAGTILGATTVSDEFGRYLCERTSGLPFAIEELLALLQARGSLVRRDGGWERRTLDELDVPARIRDAVLERLGRLSPEARRIAEAASVLQVPMPDQVLIATASLDPADAVAGLTEALRSGLLSEYAEGPIGFRHQLAGQAVLGGLSGPERRALHDRAATALATLDPVPLGQLAHHLHQAGRTAQWLVAAEQAADQAVALRNDMEAARLYEQVLRETKGDAVLRGRLAVKLGQAAIEMLHVAPTVASLLTDVLDDELPPVVRGELRLRLGLLAHVSDDIDPAREAELYRTAVGELDERPDLQAWAMVGLGLPAPGTDPVERRHWLERALVTLERVTDPDFPVFLLGKIAMVMLAVGDPLWRQVTEQMVRRTTPASSHRMVANAYTSVGLEAVYVGHYPDAAKLLTEADERADAAGSHQLRLRARAAWAVLDYYRGHWDGLADRLAGLSAELRESPNFGIDVDAVAASLVAVTSGTQESHDRLAAVLRDAEQRHVVDLLGRPTAVLVRYALDRGDMATAASLADHLTQLYGSHELWSLLPDALPALAQASAAPDELVRRCEAEFAQLDLPLATAALRRAEGDLAGSVDLLLQAATEYARVSAPYDEALAREAAARLRLESGEAGGAENLVEALARYRVLGARRDDDRATTLARQYGVPVPGRHRGGRRGYGADLSPREQQVAELAATGRTNKQIGEELFLSHKTVDKHLRSALAKLGLRSRTALAHHLAGNDS, from the coding sequence GTGACAGCGCGCCTGGTCTCGCCGGAACTGGTCGGGCGGGATGCCGAACTGAAGCGGTTACTGGCGGCAGCGACCAGCTCCCACGCGATCGCCCTCGTCGAAGGCGAGGCCGGTGTCGGCAAGACCCGGCTGGTCGCCGAGCTCGCTCGCCGCGCTCCGGACCGCCTCTTCGTCAGCGGGTCCTGCCGCTGGATCCGTGAGCCCTTCCCCCTCGGCCCTGTCCTCGACGCGCTCCGAGCCGTCGCCCCGACCCTCCAGAATGCTCACCTGTCGCCGGTCGCGGGATCCGTGAGGCCCTTCCTGCCCGAGCTCGCGGCGGTCCTGCCGACCCTGCCGGAGGCCCTCGACGACCGCAGCGCCGAGACGCACCGGCTGTTCCGCGGGCTGGTCGAGATCCTGACCGCGCTCGGACCGGCCGTACTCGTGCTGGAGGACCTGCACTGGGCCGACCGGCAGACGCTCGACTTCGTGGACCACCTCGCGTCCGTGCTGCCCGCGGAGCTGTCCGTCGTCCTGACGTACCGGCGCGAGGACGCGGCACCCGACGTACTGGCCCTGGCCGCGCGATGGTCCGACGGGCCTGTCCTCGCGCTGACACCGCTGGACGCCGCGACGACCGCGACCTTGGCCGGTACGATCCTCGGGGCGACCACGGTGTCCGACGAGTTCGGCCGGTACCTGTGCGAGCGGACGTCGGGGCTGCCGTTCGCGATCGAGGAGCTGCTGGCCCTGCTGCAGGCCCGAGGCTCCCTAGTACGACGTGACGGAGGCTGGGAGCGCCGGACCCTCGACGAGCTGGACGTCCCGGCGAGAATCCGGGACGCCGTGCTCGAGCGGCTCGGCCGGCTCTCGCCCGAGGCGCGGCGGATCGCCGAGGCGGCATCCGTGCTCCAGGTCCCGATGCCCGACCAGGTGCTGATCGCGACCGCGAGCCTCGACCCGGCCGATGCCGTCGCAGGGCTGACCGAGGCACTGAGGTCCGGCCTGCTCAGCGAGTACGCCGAAGGCCCGATCGGCTTCCGCCATCAGCTGGCCGGACAGGCCGTGCTCGGAGGGCTTTCCGGACCGGAACGGCGAGCGCTGCACGATCGCGCCGCGACCGCGTTGGCGACGCTCGATCCGGTGCCGCTGGGACAGCTGGCCCACCATCTCCACCAGGCCGGCCGGACCGCGCAGTGGCTGGTCGCCGCCGAGCAGGCCGCCGACCAAGCCGTTGCCCTGCGCAACGATATGGAAGCGGCCCGGCTCTACGAGCAGGTTCTCCGGGAGACCAAGGGCGACGCCGTACTGCGCGGCCGGCTGGCGGTGAAGCTCGGGCAGGCGGCGATCGAGATGCTGCACGTCGCCCCGACGGTCGCGAGCCTGCTGACCGACGTACTGGACGACGAACTGCCGCCGGTCGTGCGGGGCGAGCTCCGGCTCCGCCTCGGCCTGCTGGCCCACGTGTCCGACGACATCGATCCCGCCCGCGAGGCCGAGCTGTACCGCACCGCCGTCGGCGAGCTGGACGAGCGCCCGGATCTGCAGGCCTGGGCGATGGTCGGCCTCGGGCTGCCGGCGCCGGGCACCGATCCGGTCGAGCGGCGCCACTGGCTCGAGCGGGCTCTGGTGACGCTCGAGCGGGTGACCGATCCGGACTTTCCCGTGTTCCTGCTGGGCAAGATCGCGATGGTGATGCTGGCGGTCGGCGATCCGCTGTGGCGCCAGGTGACCGAGCAGATGGTTCGCCGGACCACGCCGGCGTCGTCGCACCGGATGGTGGCGAACGCCTACACGTCCGTCGGCCTGGAGGCGGTGTACGTCGGCCACTACCCCGACGCGGCCAAGCTGCTCACGGAAGCGGACGAGCGGGCCGACGCCGCCGGTAGTCACCAGCTGCGGCTGCGGGCCCGTGCTGCGTGGGCTGTCCTCGACTACTACCGTGGCCACTGGGACGGGCTCGCCGACCGGCTGGCCGGCCTGAGCGCGGAGCTGCGCGAGTCACCGAACTTCGGGATCGACGTCGACGCCGTCGCGGCCAGTCTGGTGGCGGTGACCAGTGGGACCCAGGAGTCGCACGACCGGCTGGCCGCCGTACTGCGTGATGCCGAGCAGCGGCACGTCGTGGACCTGCTCGGCCGGCCGACTGCTGTCCTGGTGCGGTACGCGCTCGACCGTGGTGACATGGCGACGGCGGCCAGCCTCGCCGACCACCTGACCCAGTTGTACGGATCGCATGAGCTGTGGTCACTCCTGCCGGACGCGCTACCGGCGCTGGCACAGGCTTCGGCTGCTCCGGACGAGCTGGTACGCCGTTGCGAGGCTGAGTTCGCGCAGCTGGATCTGCCACTGGCTACGGCGGCTCTGCGGCGAGCAGAGGGGGACCTGGCGGGCTCGGTCGACCTGCTGCTCCAGGCGGCGACGGAGTACGCCCGGGTGTCAGCGCCGTACGACGAAGCACTCGCCCGCGAAGCCGCCGCGCGTCTGCGACTGGAGTCCGGTGAGGCCGGCGGGGCGGAGAACCTAGTGGAGGCGTTGGCGCGCTACCGCGTACTGGGCGCCCGGCGTGACGACGACCGGGCCACCACGCTGGCCCGCCAGTACGGCGTACCGGTGCCTGGGCGGCATCGCGGTGGGCGGCGCGGGTACGGCGCCGATCTGTCGCCACGGGAGCAGCAGGTCGCGGAACTGGCTGCCACCGGCCGGACGAACAAGCAGATCGGAGAGGAACTCTTCCTGTCCCACAAGACGGTCGACAAGCACCTGCGCAGCGCGCTGGCCAAGCTCGGTCTGCGCTCCCGGACCGCGTTGGCGCACCACCTGGCGGGCAACGACTCGTAG
- the dhaL gene encoding dihydroxyacetone kinase subunit DhaL codes for MGVDDFANWLRDLAGTLHDNAAYLTELDSAIGDADHGSNMDRGFQAVVAVLDETTFESVDELLKKAGMTLVSKVGGASGPLYGTFFLRFGTALAGVEVSAATVGEALRAGVGGILARGKAEVGDKTMYDAWAPALSAYDEAVAGGSDLRGALVAAAEAAAKGRDETVPLIARKGRASYLGERSSGHQDPGATSTTLLLESAARTLG; via the coding sequence ATGGGTGTCGACGACTTCGCGAACTGGCTGCGCGACCTTGCCGGGACGCTGCACGACAACGCGGCGTACCTGACCGAGCTCGACTCGGCGATCGGCGACGCGGACCACGGCAGCAACATGGACCGCGGCTTCCAAGCCGTCGTCGCGGTGCTCGACGAGACGACGTTCGAGTCGGTCGACGAGCTGCTGAAGAAGGCCGGGATGACGCTGGTCAGCAAGGTCGGCGGCGCCAGTGGACCGCTGTACGGGACGTTCTTCCTGCGCTTCGGTACGGCGCTCGCCGGCGTCGAGGTGTCGGCCGCGACGGTCGGCGAGGCATTGCGCGCCGGCGTCGGCGGAATCCTCGCCCGCGGCAAGGCCGAGGTCGGCGACAAGACCATGTACGACGCGTGGGCGCCGGCGCTGTCGGCGTACGACGAAGCGGTTGCCGGAGGCTCGGACCTGCGCGGCGCCCTGGTCGCCGCCGCGGAGGCCGCGGCCAAGGGGCGTGACGAGACGGTGCCGCTGATCGCCCGAAAGGGCCGCGCAAGCTACCTGGGCGAACGCAGCTCCGGCCACCAGGACCCTGGCGCCACTAGCACCACACTGCTGCTGGAGTCGGCCGCACGCACGTTGGGCTGA
- a CDS encoding S8 family serine peptidase, with product MSPVDPSRRRRTVTGWLSAGAGLGLLAGLISPAAASVPQQTAAPTQPPAAAVPDGADVTLITGDVVSTHGGAVTVTPAPRRDGREPNFAVTSPPTKDPANRRVLVVPDDAAALVASGRVDDALFDLTQLRREGYGTTTAIPVISTYDGSVAKGNLKRQGDSLAGAEVVRTLETVNGASLSVPTGQAAGFWQSVQSGAGSAPAKTLARNVAKLLLDRPVHAVLDKSVPQVHAPEAWAAGYDGTGVKVAVLDTGIDASHPDLAGKVVGEKSFIAGEAVADGHGHGTHVASTVAGTGAGAGGKYKGVAPGAQLLVGKVLANNGSGPLSSVLDGMEWAAEQGARVVSMSLSAPAPELESQDLLAQTVDRLSTGGTVFVIAAGNEGPTGVTVGTPGVAASALTVGAVDDSDQTAEFSSRGPLPQAYQRVLKPDLAAPGVDIAAARATGTTMGTPVDDLYTSASGTSMATPHVAGAAAVLAQRHPDWTGVQLKDALTAAADEVEGDSFVRGSGRLDVFGALEQTVTSRGSLDLGRSLETSTTPVQRTLSYSNTGSTPVELTLTADLKLSNGTAVPAGVLSVPAKVTVPAGGKADVPVTLDAGKLGLGQYSGMLVATGSTGQVRTAIGYVRAPETMKLLAMVTGRNGEKCASGASSEGCAYTSVFAMNLDDPELSVGTTDASQPLLVRPGRYSVSTNVQFVANGTSNVAVLTVPELVVAKNAGGFQMVNLSAAKARPVTVATERPQHLYSGTQLYQRQAGEHYYLNGWITGYNESALWSIPAPKVTVGSMLLTTQLELGAVPLQGKTTGAAPLALHPRYTTYSAAEPKFPATVKNAPVVDVGPTLEPAEASRLRGAIALAMPPYNVYTGRYGSSVAPAQVAELAKAGATGVLVWTPDLAYRTPYASGPGQERTIPVGGLPYEEGDDLSRRLAAGPVGVNLTSVTQTPYQYSLKFYERDSIGSLQYSVKDSQLAQVPQEYRTSGSEHDYQWRYTLGKWGAAGELPDTSGAGLLTLAPSVLQLAPAKLTLLVGPLQPGQTWNRWSRTDSTWPPAPGEASSYWTQGYRNSVLKAGKNAQEASFAVPQMPGAAVDHPLVTRFCSTCRQGDTLLVRPTLTLSDPTALTDPDVGILPGTYQDGTIPIPEWLDPTNSVRVYAGSKELPKRQTTSRRYGVYDVPASPTTLKVTYERDGSGLPAFMQYGRAIRTEWTFTSKRSTASTTAGTACPNLGLTGACGVQPLLQVRAKADLNGRNQAPRAGSVVELTAYHETSTAAEKPLTSLTVWYSFNDGRTWKPGTVTGKGSTRKVAIPKAPAGATAVSLQLDAVDQAGSRVHHELPRAFGLAD from the coding sequence ATGAGTCCTGTCGATCCATCACGCCGGCGGCGTACCGTGACCGGCTGGCTGAGCGCCGGCGCCGGTCTCGGCCTGCTGGCCGGTCTGATCAGCCCAGCCGCGGCGAGTGTTCCGCAGCAGACCGCTGCGCCCACCCAGCCGCCCGCTGCCGCCGTACCGGACGGTGCTGACGTCACGCTGATCACCGGCGACGTCGTCTCCACCCACGGCGGCGCGGTCACGGTCACGCCCGCTCCGCGCCGCGACGGTCGCGAGCCGAACTTCGCGGTGACCAGCCCGCCCACCAAGGACCCCGCGAACCGGCGGGTCCTGGTGGTCCCCGACGACGCCGCCGCGCTGGTCGCCTCCGGCCGGGTCGACGACGCGCTCTTCGACCTCACCCAGCTCCGCCGGGAGGGGTACGGCACGACCACCGCGATCCCCGTCATCTCGACGTACGACGGATCGGTGGCCAAGGGCAACCTGAAGCGCCAGGGCGACAGTCTGGCCGGTGCCGAGGTCGTCAGGACGCTGGAGACCGTCAACGGTGCTTCGCTGTCGGTGCCGACCGGTCAGGCCGCCGGCTTCTGGCAGAGCGTGCAGAGCGGCGCTGGGTCGGCTCCGGCGAAGACACTGGCCCGCAACGTCGCCAAGCTGCTGCTGGACCGCCCTGTGCACGCCGTACTGGACAAGAGCGTGCCGCAGGTCCATGCGCCCGAGGCGTGGGCAGCAGGCTACGACGGCACCGGCGTCAAGGTCGCCGTACTCGACACCGGGATCGACGCCTCGCACCCGGACCTGGCCGGCAAGGTGGTCGGCGAGAAGAGCTTCATCGCCGGTGAGGCCGTGGCCGACGGCCACGGCCACGGCACTCACGTCGCGTCCACTGTCGCCGGGACCGGAGCCGGTGCGGGCGGCAAGTACAAGGGGGTCGCGCCAGGCGCCCAACTGCTCGTCGGCAAGGTGCTCGCGAACAACGGGAGCGGTCCCCTGTCGTCCGTGCTGGACGGAATGGAGTGGGCCGCCGAGCAGGGCGCACGGGTGGTCAGCATGAGCCTGAGCGCGCCCGCTCCCGAGCTGGAGTCGCAGGACCTGCTCGCGCAGACCGTGGATCGGTTGAGCACCGGCGGCACGGTCTTCGTGATCGCGGCCGGCAACGAAGGCCCGACCGGCGTCACCGTCGGTACGCCGGGCGTCGCCGCCTCGGCGCTGACGGTCGGAGCCGTGGACGACAGCGACCAGACGGCCGAGTTCTCCTCGCGCGGCCCGCTCCCCCAGGCCTACCAACGGGTGCTGAAGCCTGACCTGGCCGCACCGGGTGTGGACATCGCCGCCGCTCGCGCCACCGGTACGACGATGGGGACACCGGTCGACGACCTCTACACGAGCGCTTCCGGTACGTCGATGGCCACGCCGCACGTGGCCGGGGCGGCCGCGGTCCTCGCTCAGCGCCACCCGGACTGGACCGGCGTACAGCTGAAGGACGCGCTGACCGCTGCGGCCGACGAGGTCGAGGGCGACAGCTTCGTCCGCGGCTCCGGACGGCTGGACGTATTCGGCGCGCTGGAGCAGACGGTGACCAGCCGCGGCTCACTCGACCTCGGTCGCTCGCTCGAGACGTCGACCACGCCAGTGCAGCGGACCCTGAGCTACAGCAACACCGGTAGTACTCCGGTCGAGCTGACCCTGACCGCGGACCTCAAGCTGAGCAACGGTACGGCGGTCCCAGCCGGAGTGCTGAGCGTGCCGGCCAAGGTGACGGTCCCCGCGGGCGGCAAGGCCGACGTACCGGTCACTCTGGACGCCGGCAAGCTCGGCCTGGGCCAGTACTCCGGCATGCTCGTAGCCACCGGCTCCACCGGCCAGGTGCGGACGGCGATCGGGTACGTGCGTGCACCCGAGACGATGAAGCTGCTGGCGATGGTGACCGGCCGCAACGGTGAGAAGTGCGCCAGCGGCGCGAGCTCCGAAGGCTGCGCCTACACCAGCGTCTTCGCGATGAACCTGGACGACCCGGAGCTGTCGGTCGGCACCACTGACGCGAGTCAGCCGCTGCTGGTCCGGCCGGGCCGGTACTCCGTGTCCACCAACGTGCAGTTCGTCGCCAACGGGACGTCCAACGTCGCAGTGCTGACGGTGCCGGAGCTGGTCGTCGCCAAGAACGCCGGTGGCTTCCAGATGGTCAACCTGAGCGCTGCCAAGGCACGGCCGGTCACGGTCGCCACCGAGCGGCCGCAGCACCTGTACTCCGGTACGCAGCTCTATCAGCGGCAGGCCGGCGAGCACTACTACCTGAACGGCTGGATCACCGGCTACAACGAGAGTGCGCTCTGGTCGATCCCCGCACCGAAGGTGACGGTCGGGTCGATGCTGCTGACCACCCAGCTGGAGCTGGGCGCCGTACCGCTCCAGGGCAAGACGACCGGAGCCGCCCCGCTGGCGCTGCACCCGCGGTACACGACGTACTCGGCGGCCGAGCCGAAGTTCCCGGCCACGGTCAAGAACGCTCCGGTGGTCGACGTCGGTCCGACACTCGAACCGGCGGAGGCGTCCAGGCTGCGGGGAGCGATCGCGCTCGCGATGCCGCCGTACAACGTCTACACGGGCCGGTACGGGAGCTCGGTGGCGCCGGCGCAGGTCGCTGAGCTCGCGAAGGCCGGAGCTACCGGCGTACTGGTGTGGACGCCTGACCTGGCCTACCGCACGCCTTACGCGAGTGGTCCTGGGCAGGAGCGGACGATCCCGGTCGGCGGTCTGCCGTACGAGGAGGGCGACGACCTGAGCCGGCGGCTGGCGGCTGGGCCGGTCGGGGTCAACCTGACCAGCGTCACCCAGACGCCGTACCAGTACAGCCTGAAGTTCTACGAGCGGGACAGCATCGGATCGCTGCAGTACTCGGTCAAGGACTCGCAGCTGGCGCAGGTTCCGCAGGAGTACCGCACCAGCGGCTCCGAGCACGATTACCAGTGGCGCTACACGCTGGGGAAGTGGGGAGCGGCCGGAGAGCTGCCGGACACCTCCGGAGCCGGTCTGCTCACCTTGGCGCCGTCGGTGCTGCAGCTGGCCCCGGCCAAGCTGACGCTGCTCGTCGGACCGCTACAGCCCGGGCAGACCTGGAACCGATGGAGCAGGACCGACAGCACCTGGCCGCCTGCTCCCGGCGAGGCCAGCAGCTACTGGACGCAGGGCTACCGCAACTCGGTGCTGAAGGCAGGCAAGAACGCACAGGAGGCTTCGTTCGCCGTACCGCAGATGCCTGGTGCTGCTGTCGACCACCCGCTCGTCACCCGGTTCTGCTCGACCTGCCGGCAAGGGGACACCCTGCTGGTGCGGCCGACGCTGACCCTGTCGGACCCGACCGCACTGACCGACCCTGACGTCGGCATTCTGCCGGGGACCTACCAGGACGGGACCATCCCGATTCCGGAGTGGCTGGACCCGACCAACTCGGTGCGGGTGTACGCCGGGAGCAAGGAGCTGCCGAAGCGGCAGACCACCAGCAGGCGGTACGGCGTGTATGACGTACCGGCGAGCCCGACGACGCTGAAGGTGACCTACGAGCGCGACGGCTCCGGACTGCCGGCCTTCATGCAGTACGGCCGGGCGATCAGGACCGAGTGGACCTTCACCAGCAAGCGGTCGACTGCGAGCACTACAGCCGGTACGGCGTGCCCGAACCTCGGGCTCACCGGTGCCTGCGGAGTGCAGCCGCTGCTTCAGGTGCGGGCCAAGGCCGACCTGAACGGCCGGAACCAGGCACCGCGAGCGGGCTCGGTGGTCGAGCTGACGGCGTACCACGAGACCAGTACGGCCGCGGAGAAGCCGCTGACCTCGCTGACGGTTTGGTACAGCTTCAACGACGGCCGGACCTGGAAGCCCGGCACGGTGACCGGTAAGGGAAGCACCCGCAAGGTGGCGATCCCGAAGGCTCCGGCCGGAGCGACCGCCGTGTCGCTGCAGCTCGACGCCGTCGACCAGGCGGGCAGCCGGGTCCACCACGAACTGCCGCGAGCCTTCGGGCTGGCGGACTGA